A genomic region of Raphanus sativus cultivar WK10039 chromosome 6, ASM80110v3, whole genome shotgun sequence contains the following coding sequences:
- the LOC108831493 gene encoding dihomomethionine N-hydroxylase-like: MSMSIMNPSSFTLLIFSFTLALALAMLSLRSKKPKGQLPPGPQGWPIVGNLFHTIMNRPVHVWIHRSMEDMQTEIACFRFASVHVITVTSSEIAREVLREKDEALADRTQSYSSNLISDGYKEVAFSSYGESWKLMKKMMTTKLMSPTTLNKTLGDRTLEADNIVTYVFNLPRQGSINVRDVVLTYCHAVMMRMMFGQRHFEVAAEDGGLGPKEKEHVDAIYRALDCFFSFNGANYIPFLRGWNIDNKEAEVREAVDILNRCNDPIIHERMELWRTKGGKETEEDWLDILITLKDDQGMPLFTFDEIRALYRDINVATIDNPMNNVEWTIAEMLNNPEILEKATNELDVVVGKNRLVQESDIPQLNYIKACSRESFRLHPTNVFMPPHVARQDTTLAGYFIPKGSQILVSRIGLGRNPNIWDEPNMFKPERHLADHVGNSMDVTLMEPEMRFVIFGSGRRACAGTKIGTSMTIMLLARLLQGFEWTLPNDTSQVELVPADTNLFMAKPLLACAKPRLTPTLYPKIQV; this comes from the exons ATGAGCATGAGTATCATGAATCCATCTAGTTTCACACTTCTTATATTTTCCTTTACTTTGGCTTTGGCGCTCGCTATGCTTTCCTTGAGATCCAAGAAACCAAAAGGCCAGCTTCCTCCGGGCCCACAGGGATGGCCGATCGTAGGGAACTTGTTCCATACGATCATGAACCGACCGGTTCACGTGTGGATCCACCGTTCCATGGAGGACATGCAAACGGAGATAGCTTGCTTCCGCTTCGCCAGCGTCCACGTCATCACCGTAACCTCAAGCGAGATCGCCCGAGAAGTGCTTAGGGAAAAAGACGAGGCTCTTGCAGACAGAACACAGTCGTACTCGAGCAATCTCATTAGCGATGGCTACAAAGAAGTTGCTTTCTCTTCCTACGGAGAGAGTtggaagctgatgaagaaaatgatgacCACAAAACTAATGTCTCCGACAACATTGAACAAAACCCTCGGTGATAGAACCCTCGAAGCGGATAATATCGTCACGTATGTTTTCAATCTACCCCGACAAGGATCCATTAACGTGAGAGATGTTGTCTTAACGTATTGCCATGCCGTCATGATGAGGATGATGTTTGGCCAGAGGCATTTCGAAGTAGCGGCTGAGGATGGAGGTCTCGGGCCAAAAGAGAAAGAACATGTGGACGCAATTTACCGAGCTCTTGACTGTTTTTTCAGCTTTAATGGAGCGAATTACATACCTTTTCTTAGAGGATGGAACATCGATAACAAAGAGGCAGAGGTCAGAGAAGCGGTTGATATCCTCAACAGATGCAACGACCCGATCATCCACGAGAGAATGGAATTGTGGAGGACGAAAGGTGGAAAAGAGACGGAAGAAGATTGGCTCGATATTCTCATCACGCTAAAAGATGACCAAGGAATGCCTTTGTTCACATTTGATGAGATTAGGGCTCTGTACAGG GATATCAATGTTGCAACAATTGACAATCCGATGAACAACGTGGAGTGGACGATCGCAGAGATGTTGAATAATCCTGAGATTCTTGAGAAAGCCACTAATGAATTGGACGTGGTAGTTGGCAAAAACAGACTCGTGCAAGAATCAGACATACCACAACTCAACTACATCAAAGCTTGTAGTAGAGAATCTTTCCGGCTTCACCCTACTAATGTTTTCATGCCTCCTCATGTAGCCCGACAAGATACTACGCTTGCTGGTTATTTCATTCCCAAAG GTAGTCAAATTCTTGTGAGCCGTATAGGGCTTGGTCGCAATCCTAATATCTGGGACGAGCCTAACATGTTCAAGCCAGAGCGCCACCTTGCTGACCATGTTGGAAACTCAATGGACGTGACTTTGATGGAGCCTGAGATGCGGTTCGTAATATTCGGCAGTGGTCGACGTGCCTGCGCAGGTACTAAAATTGGGACATCTATGACTATAATGTTGCTAGCCAGACTTCTCCAGGGGTTCGAATGGACCCTCCCTAATGATACAAGTCAAGTCGAGCTTGTTCCGGCGGATACTAACTTGTTCATGGCCAAACCTCTACTTGCATGTGCGAAACCTAGGCTGACTCCAACTTTGTACCCGAAAATTCAGGTCTAA
- the LOC108831496 gene encoding uncharacterized protein LOC108831496, which translates to MNTIAKRVTGLLTRPSQSQMQQERGIRVKVFSGDLDKALTILQRKMQSSGMERLIKAQQTHHIKNSEKKVLARKNLERKIKSIDFARKLQSILIKKVRGL; encoded by the exons ATGAACACGATAGCGAAGCGAGTCACGGGACTGCTGACTCGACCGAGTCAGAGCCAGATGCAGCAGGAGAGAGGGATAAGGGTGAAGGTGTTCTCGGGGGATCTAGACAAGGCGCTGACGATTCTGCAGAGGAAGATGCAGTCGAGCGGGATGGAGAGGCTGATCAAAGCGCAGCAGACTCATCACATCAAGAACTCGGAGAAGAAGGTCCTCGCTAGGAAGAATCTTGAACGCAAGATCAAATCCATTGACTTTGCTCGCAAGCTACAGTCCATCCTCATCAAGAAAGTCAG AGGTTTATGA